The following are encoded together in the Rhodanobacter soli genome:
- a CDS encoding DUF922 domain-containing protein: protein MRMFVTPPLPPPTIPAPVIMEDVRYYVIEGRSESELVAQMNAKGYLDEHGRYWGYTSPQLKWGFDTESVEGRCYLVDPKVVVIITTTLPTWTPPPGTSAALMAKWRAFDRAIRHHEGEHAQIARDEARELVALMRKHRHDVSCSGLDASLQAEGRVIMRKADAANAELDKRTGHGATEGVAISW, encoded by the coding sequence ATGCGTATGTTCGTCACACCGCCACTGCCGCCGCCAACCATTCCGGCCCCGGTCATCATGGAGGATGTCCGCTACTACGTGATCGAGGGTCGAAGCGAATCCGAGCTGGTTGCGCAGATGAACGCGAAGGGTTACCTGGATGAGCATGGCCGTTACTGGGGCTACACCTCACCGCAGCTGAAATGGGGTTTCGACACAGAGTCCGTCGAAGGTCGCTGCTATCTGGTCGATCCGAAGGTGGTGGTGATCATTACGACCACCTTGCCGACGTGGACGCCGCCACCCGGTACGTCTGCAGCCTTGATGGCCAAGTGGCGTGCGTTCGATCGGGCGATACGCCACCACGAAGGAGAGCATGCGCAGATAGCCCGCGACGAGGCACGAGAGCTGGTTGCATTGATGCGGAAGCATCGCCACGACGTTTCCTGCAGTGGCCTCGATGCCTCCCTACAGGCGGAAGGGAGGGTGATCATGCGCAAGGCCGATGCAGCGAATGCCGAACTGGACAAACGCACGGGACACGGCGCAACCGAAGGTGTGGCGATAAGCTGGTGA